From a region of the Cenarchaeum symbiont of Oopsacas minuta genome:
- a CDS encoding Type II secretion system protein E gives MTDAVFDTSAVINGQMLKLAESGSLKDSRVIILTAVMDELISQASSKKESGSKGLEQIDKLREGTNRFCLKVVFEGRHPNTEEIGLAGRGRIDTLIRDGAKEHNAILYTSDRIQHMAAKAQGVLSELLLEKQSGEMEFLKYFDKQTMSIHLKEGMAPLAKMGKPGEFELVHIGKVNLTKKDIMNIISQILSSPQIAESGTEISKRGAIVVQYMDYRVAFTRPPLSEKCELTIVHPTVTMTLEEYNLSEKLMERLADSAEGVVVAGSPGSGKSTFASALANFYHSKNRIVKTFESPRDLKVKDGVTQYAKLDGSFENTADILLLVRPDYTIFDEVRRYEDFKVFSDLRLAGVGMVGVVHANTPIDSIQRFVGKIELGIIPHVIDTVVFVKDGKIQNVYSLTMSVKVPSGMTEQDLARPVVQISDFETGTPRYEIYTFGEENVVMPVSETAETGTAVDRLAEKAVLDAILRYDPSARVSIVSPGRARVNVSSQHMARIIGRSGSNVMHLERTLGIKLDIQKHEDSGNRYDTPYDDGDFDSGTEKVPFSLEEIRKSLMIKVGREYAGGWADIYVDGELTATSRVGPKGNIKLSKKRHIYKEIAHSRDLDLTISIRDR, from the coding sequence ATGACAGATGCTGTATTTGATACAAGTGCCGTGATAAACGGACAAATGTTAAAACTTGCAGAATCTGGTTCACTAAAAGACTCTAGAGTGATAATCCTAACGGCAGTAATGGATGAGCTCATATCTCAAGCATCTAGTAAAAAAGAATCAGGATCTAAAGGACTAGAACAGATAGATAAACTACGTGAGGGTACAAATAGATTCTGTCTCAAAGTAGTCTTTGAGGGACGACATCCTAACACAGAGGAGATAGGCCTTGCTGGACGAGGTAGAATAGATACATTGATTCGAGATGGTGCAAAAGAACACAATGCCATACTGTATACATCTGATCGAATACAACATATGGCTGCAAAAGCACAAGGTGTTTTGAGCGAACTACTTTTAGAGAAACAATCGGGAGAGATGGAATTTTTAAAATATTTTGACAAACAAACAATGAGTATTCACCTAAAGGAAGGAATGGCACCACTTGCAAAAATGGGTAAACCTGGAGAATTTGAGCTTGTGCATATAGGTAAAGTAAATCTAACAAAAAAAGATATAATGAATATCATCTCTCAAATACTCTCTAGTCCTCAGATTGCCGAATCTGGAACAGAGATCTCAAAACGTGGAGCTATTGTAGTACAGTATATGGACTATCGTGTGGCCTTTACGCGGCCACCTCTATCTGAAAAATGTGAGCTGACCATAGTCCATCCAACCGTAACCATGACACTTGAAGAGTATAATCTTTCAGAAAAACTCATGGAAAGGTTAGCTGACTCGGCAGAAGGTGTTGTGGTTGCAGGCTCTCCAGGTTCTGGAAAAAGTACATTTGCTTCAGCACTAGCAAACTTTTACCATTCAAAAAATCGTATAGTAAAGACATTCGAATCTCCACGTGATCTAAAGGTAAAAGATGGAGTTACACAATATGCAAAACTTGATGGCAGCTTTGAGAATACTGCTGACATACTATTGCTAGTTAGACCTGATTATACCATCTTTGATGAGGTTCGACGATATGAGGATTTTAAAGTCTTCTCCGATCTGCGTCTTGCAGGCGTTGGAATGGTGGGTGTGGTGCATGCAAACACACCAATTGACTCTATTCAGCGTTTTGTAGGAAAGATAGAACTAGGAATAATACCTCATGTGATTGACACAGTAGTATTTGTCAAAGATGGGAAAATTCAAAACGTCTATTCACTTACCATGAGCGTAAAAGTACCATCTGGAATGACAGAACAGGATTTGGCTCGCCCTGTAGTGCAGATATCTGACTTTGAGACTGGAACTCCACGTTATGAGATTTACACGTTTGGCGAGGAAAATGTCGTCATGCCTGTATCTGAAACCGCTGAGACGGGTACTGCAGTGGACCGACTTGCAGAGAAAGCTGTTCTTGATGCGATTTTGCGATATGATCCAAGCGCACGCGTTTCAATCGTATCCCCTGGTAGGGCCAGGGTTAACGTATCATCACAGCACATGGCGCGTATCATAGGCCGTTCTGGCTCTAATGTCATGCACTTGGAACGCACACTTGGAATAAAACTGGATATACAAAAACATGAAGACTCTGGTAACAGATACGATACACCGTACGATGATGGGGATTTTGATTCTGGCACTGAAAAGGTGCCATTTTCGTTGGAAGAGATTCGAAAATCTTTAATGATAAAAGTGGGACGAGAATACGCAGGAGGTTGGGCTGACATCTATGTAGACGGTGAACTAACTGCCACTTCACGTGTTGGCCCAAAGGGAAACATAAAACTCTCAAAGAAACGCCACATCTACAAAGAGATAGCACACTCTCGTGATTTGGATCTTACTATAAGCATCAGAGATCGTTAA
- a CDS encoding permease gives MLDVLWLLPLGFVAGTIGSMVGLGGGIIMVPAMTLAGYSSTLAVSVSLYAIFSNAVASTISYARRGVIVYKTGLLMSSLAIPGTVIGAIASSWVSRSEFHALFGVLMVIVAVYMATKQNIKDNTIVGIASITAASVASFGAGMVSSFFGIGGGIIFVPIMIAVLGMNMLRAAPTSQFTLLFISFAGMISHTALGHTGFTEAALLSAGAFIGGLFGAKLASKIKQKNLQIILAIMVAAAAVRLFIEALPEWF, from the coding sequence ATGTTAGATGTACTATGGCTTTTACCACTAGGTTTTGTGGCAGGAACAATAGGCTCGATGGTGGGGCTTGGCGGTGGAATAATAATGGTTCCTGCTATGACTTTGGCAGGATATTCGTCAACACTCGCAGTCAGCGTTAGCCTCTATGCGATATTTAGTAATGCTGTAGCATCCACCATCTCATACGCTCGGAGAGGAGTAATTGTTTACAAAACAGGTCTATTGATGTCATCTCTTGCAATACCTGGTACTGTGATCGGCGCTATTGCATCTTCTTGGGTAAGTAGAAGTGAGTTTCATGCTCTCTTTGGAGTCTTGATGGTAATAGTTGCAGTGTACATGGCTACAAAACAAAACATCAAAGATAATACAATCGTCGGTATAGCATCTATTACTGCTGCATCTGTTGCAAGCTTTGGAGCTGGAATGGTGTCCAGTTTTTTTGGTATAGGTGGAGGAATCATATTTGTTCCGATAATGATTGCAGTACTCGGAATGAATATGCTACGAGCTGCACCCACATCCCAATTTACATTATTATTCATCTCTTTTGCTGGGATGATATCTCATACTGCACTTGGACATACAGGATTTACAGAAGCTGCATTACTTTCAGCGGGAGCATTTATCGGAGGATTGTTTGGCGCAAAACTAGCATCAAAGATAAAACAAAAAAACTTGCAGATAATACTAGCAATCATGGTAGCAGCTGCTGCAGTCCGCCTCTTTATCGAAGCACTGCCTGAATGGTTTTAG
- a CDS encoding oligopeptide/dipeptide ABC transporter ATPase, whose product MGLEIKGLSVEYTNGDKKVHALENITFEIKDGESVGIAGESACGKSTLGLTIIRSLNGGNATAGYVYVDGEQILFMPEREFDSKYRWKKISMVFQAAASSLDPVFSVAAQFEQILDIHGFKGNKKKLVARSLESVGLESDILEKFPHELSGGMKQRVVIAMAAILKPSIIIVDEPTTALDVILQAQIVNLFKDLKKQNISILFITHDLAILSEIADKIGIMYAGQMVEFGNLQDIYENPLHPYTVGLLKSVPTLGGEKPKFISGTPPNLSNPPIGCRFANRCEYVMEKCSKDPLEFHTKSGFVKCWLYDPKK is encoded by the coding sequence ATGGGGCTTGAAATAAAAGGACTTTCTGTTGAATATACGAATGGAGATAAAAAGGTTCACGCACTAGAGAATATTACCTTTGAAATCAAAGATGGTGAATCCGTTGGTATCGCCGGAGAGAGCGCATGTGGCAAAAGTACTCTTGGATTAACAATAATCCGCTCCCTAAACGGAGGTAATGCTACCGCTGGATACGTATACGTCGACGGTGAGCAGATCCTTTTCATGCCAGAACGCGAGTTTGACTCAAAGTACAGATGGAAGAAAATCTCTATGGTGTTTCAAGCAGCTGCTAGCTCACTTGATCCTGTATTCTCGGTGGCCGCCCAGTTTGAACAGATACTTGATATACATGGTTTTAAGGGAAATAAGAAAAAACTTGTTGCACGATCTCTAGAGTCGGTCGGACTTGAATCTGATATACTAGAAAAATTTCCACACGAGCTAAGCGGTGGAATGAAACAGAGAGTAGTAATCGCAATGGCGGCAATTTTGAAACCTAGTATAATAATTGTAGATGAGCCCACCACTGCACTTGATGTTATATTACAAGCACAGATTGTAAATCTATTCAAAGATCTTAAAAAACAAAATATCTCCATACTTTTCATCACACATGATTTGGCAATTCTATCAGAGATTGCTGACAAGATTGGAATAATGTATGCTGGACAGATGGTTGAATTTGGAAATCTACAAGACATATATGAAAATCCTCTACACCCATACACTGTTGGATTATTAAAATCAGTACCAACACTTGGAGGAGAAAAACCAAAATTCATATCTGGCACTCCTCCGAATCTCTCAAATCCGCCTATAGGATGTAGATTTGCTAACAGATGCGAATACGTGATGGAAAAATGTTCAAAAGATCCACTAGAATTTCATACCAAATCTGGATTTGTAAAATGTTGGTTATATGATCCCAAAAAATGA
- a CDS encoding aspartyl-tRNA synthetase, with the protein MEFGDDLQDAHLRTAGKIHPGFYFLTDWPLKLKPFYIREKDDDGHISRSFDLQFGYLELSSGGTRLHDPAVLRERLKEQGLDPKDFSDHLETFEWGMPPHSGWGLGLDRFVSVLTGSDNVREAVLYPRDPDRLRP; encoded by the coding sequence TTGGAGTTTGGAGATGATCTGCAAGATGCACATCTACGCACAGCTGGCAAAATCCACCCTGGGTTTTATTTTTTAACAGACTGGCCGCTAAAGCTAAAACCATTTTACATACGCGAGAAAGATGATGATGGACATATCTCGCGCTCATTTGATCTGCAGTTTGGGTATTTAGAGTTATCATCTGGAGGAACACGTCTACACGATCCAGCAGTTCTCAGAGAACGTCTCAAAGAACAAGGTTTAGATCCAAAAGATTTTTCAGATCATCTAGAGACCTTTGAGTGGGGTATGCCACCACACTCTGGATGGGGTCTTGGACTTGACAGATTTGTGTCAGTCTTGACTGGATCTGATAATGTTCGTGAGGCTGTGTTGTATCCTCGTGATCCAGATAGGCTCAGACCGTGA
- a CDS encoding iron dependent repressor, DtxR family: MVKSSRERLESIKAAHRSSHGTSKSRREDYLEVISELVDLKGYATTLDISRYMDVSAPSVTKMLHKLDDEKYLKYERYHGINLTKKGIDLARGIRQKHSTLLEFFEMLGIDNDVANQDAEGIEHHLNPKTIKRLRKFLTFMRSDPKLLKRFNDL, translated from the coding sequence ATGGTCAAGAGTTCAAGGGAGAGACTCGAATCAATAAAGGCAGCGCATAGATCATCTCATGGTACATCAAAGAGTCGTAGAGAGGATTATTTGGAGGTTATATCCGAGCTGGTCGACTTGAAAGGGTATGCGACGACACTCGACATATCAAGATACATGGACGTGAGTGCTCCAAGTGTTACAAAGATGTTGCACAAACTTGATGATGAAAAATATCTCAAATACGAACGTTATCATGGTATAAATCTAACAAAAAAAGGAATTGATCTAGCACGTGGAATTAGGCAAAAACATAGCACATTATTAGAGTTTTTTGAGATGCTTGGGATAGATAACGACGTGGCAAATCAAGATGCAGAGGGGATAGAACATCACCTCAATCCCAAGACAATAAAGCGGCTACGCAAGTTTCTCACGTTCATGCGTTCAGATCCAAAACTGCTTAAACGTTTTAACGATCTCTGA
- a CDS encoding SNARE associated protein, translating into MHALAIISAVFAASAKLVIFYIGYNGRRIMHKSTIKRMRPIERIVKKYGAVAAFIAAATPIPDDLVYIPLGIARYNPLRFFIYTLAGKFVISYVTIILSHFLGPSVIGSLSQRIDNPSDAYIAVGLLVVILFVIVILMLFLDWTKFIKRFAPWALEEDEERK; encoded by the coding sequence TTGCATGCACTAGCTATAATCTCTGCAGTATTTGCCGCCTCTGCAAAATTAGTAATTTTTTACATTGGGTATAATGGCAGACGTATAATGCACAAGTCGACCATCAAGAGAATGCGTCCCATAGAACGAATAGTAAAAAAATATGGTGCAGTTGCAGCTTTTATCGCCGCTGCAACACCTATACCTGATGATCTTGTATACATTCCTCTAGGCATTGCACGCTATAACCCATTGCGATTTTTCATCTATACACTTGCAGGCAAGTTTGTAATATCATATGTGACAATAATTCTTTCACACTTTTTGGGCCCATCTGTTATAGGAAGTCTTTCACAACGCATTGACAATCCATCTGATGCGTACATTGCAGTGGGTTTACTAGTTGTCATATTGTTTGTCATTGTAATTCTTATGCTCTTTCTTGATTGGACAAAGTTCATCAAACGGTTTGCACCGTGGGCTTTAGAAGAGGACGAAGAACGCAAGTAA
- a CDS encoding isopropylmalate/isohomocitrate dehydrogenase: MGDSAIALRIISKKASLRIAKHAFDTALWRERKNPLVTCVHKSNVMAVTDGLFAEACSEIASQYPNIAFEQMYVDACAMNLIRGPQEFDVIVTTNMFGDILSDESSQIVGGLGMAPAANIGDNFALFEPVHGAAFDIAGRKEANPSSFILSIKMMLDWLSSKHSDDVCSVAAGKLENAVYGAVRDGAKTVDIGGSMNTLEFTGEVIRRLTV; this comes from the coding sequence ATGGGTGATTCAGCAATCGCATTACGCATAATCTCAAAAAAAGCCTCTTTGCGTATAGCTAAACACGCATTTGATACTGCACTTTGGCGTGAGAGGAAAAATCCTCTCGTTACATGCGTTCACAAATCAAATGTAATGGCCGTAACCGATGGCCTCTTTGCTGAGGCGTGCTCTGAGATTGCATCACAGTATCCTAATATTGCATTTGAGCAAATGTATGTAGACGCTTGTGCCATGAACCTCATACGAGGTCCACAAGAGTTTGACGTTATAGTTACGACAAATATGTTCGGCGATATACTCTCTGATGAATCCTCACAGATTGTAGGAGGTCTTGGAATGGCACCGGCGGCCAATATTGGAGATAATTTTGCGCTATTTGAGCCTGTTCACGGTGCAGCATTTGATATTGCTGGAAGAAAGGAAGCAAATCCTTCTTCTTTCATACTCTCCATAAAGATGATGCTTGATTGGCTCTCCTCAAAACATTCTGATGATGTGTGTTCTGTCGCTGCAGGCAAGCTTGAAAATGCAGTATATGGAGCAGTACGGGATGGTGCAAAAACAGTTGATATTGGTGGGTCTATGAACACACTAGAATTTACTGGCGAAGTAATACGTAGACTCACGGTCTGA
- a CDS encoding uracil-DNA glycosylase, protein MREKYGSLETIAEKVSSCTKCALCKTRKLAVPGNGDMHSSIMFVGEAPGRSEDLYGRPFAGYAGKKLDEALKSAGLDRDSVYVTNVVKCRPPKNRVPTDKERIACSQYLSDEITVLKPKIVCVMGNTALQSVLGKNGITENRGLVEIRNGVKYYATIHPAATIYNRKLWPIFKNDIAKVARAVDFTPLPRSFYCRDTVTVARQLLGKKLVRRIGGTVLSGIITETEAYKHTDDKASHAYGGKTERNSAMFEECGRAYVYFTYGMHYCFNIVARSNTAKAGAVLIRAIEPLDGRDRMIHNRDVARIKKNHKKNSANYGISDGPAKLAQAMHITKSQCKTDLTKSDLMYVTDGKDIVYSIKSSARIGVNRGAEKMWNFTCVLRPLLKPTVQTV, encoded by the coding sequence ATGAGAGAAAAGTATGGTTCACTTGAAACGATTGCAGAAAAAGTCTCATCTTGTACCAAATGTGCTTTGTGTAAAACACGAAAGCTAGCAGTTCCAGGAAATGGGGATATGCACTCTAGTATAATGTTTGTAGGAGAGGCACCAGGAAGAAGTGAAGATTTGTACGGTAGACCGTTTGCAGGATATGCTGGAAAAAAACTTGACGAGGCACTAAAATCTGCCGGACTTGACAGAGATTCTGTATATGTTACAAACGTGGTAAAATGCAGACCGCCAAAAAATAGAGTTCCCACAGACAAAGAACGTATAGCATGTTCACAATATTTGTCAGATGAGATCACAGTTTTAAAACCAAAGATAGTATGCGTCATGGGCAATACTGCACTACAGTCCGTACTTGGAAAAAATGGAATTACCGAAAACCGTGGTCTAGTTGAGATTCGTAATGGTGTAAAATATTATGCTACGATTCATCCAGCAGCCACAATATACAATCGTAAACTTTGGCCAATCTTTAAGAACGATATTGCAAAAGTAGCAAGAGCAGTAGATTTTACGCCACTTCCAAGATCATTTTACTGTAGAGATACAGTTACCGTGGCCAGGCAGCTACTTGGAAAAAAACTTGTCAGACGTATCGGAGGCACTGTTTTATCTGGAATAATAACCGAGACAGAAGCATACAAGCATACAGATGATAAAGCAAGTCATGCATACGGAGGCAAGACGGAACGAAACTCTGCCATGTTTGAAGAATGTGGTAGAGCGTACGTGTATTTTACGTATGGTATGCATTATTGTTTTAACATAGTGGCCAGATCCAACACCGCAAAGGCAGGTGCAGTACTCATACGTGCCATCGAACCTCTAGATGGCAGAGATCGTATGATACATAACAGAGATGTTGCACGTATCAAAAAAAATCATAAAAAAAATTCCGCAAATTATGGCATATCTGATGGACCAGCAAAGCTTGCACAGGCTATGCACATTACAAAATCTCAGTGTAAAACAGATCTTACAAAATCTGATTTGATGTACGTTACAGATGGCAAAGATATAGTTTATAGTATAAAATCTTCTGCACGCATCGGTGTAAACAGAGGAGCTGAAAAAATGTGGAATTTTACTTGCGTTCTTCGTCCTCTTCTAAAGCCCACGGTGCAAACCGTTTGA
- a CDS encoding putative exported protein, protein MATRAQALIPIAIAATIIGIAGLVSIPEDSKLESVDFPRGTIALDGKFLEVQIADTEPRRVRGLMFQEGLKYDEGMIFEFETKGVHSMWMPNMQFPLDIIWFDADGNIVHIEENVSPCTTVLDTRSCTVSNDNNTFALYVLELAAGYVQMFGITTESILEIISI, encoded by the coding sequence ATGGCTACTAGGGCGCAAGCATTAATTCCAATAGCAATTGCTGCGACAATAATTGGTATTGCAGGATTGGTGTCTATACCAGAAGATTCAAAGCTTGAATCAGTGGACTTTCCACGCGGAACTATTGCACTTGATGGAAAATTTTTAGAAGTACAAATTGCTGACACCGAACCGCGACGTGTTAGAGGATTAATGTTTCAAGAAGGGCTAAAGTACGATGAAGGAATGATATTCGAATTTGAAACAAAAGGGGTACATTCTATGTGGATGCCCAACATGCAGTTCCCATTGGATATAATCTGGTTTGATGCAGATGGTAATATAGTGCACATTGAAGAGAATGTGTCGCCATGCACTACTGTGCTAGACACACGTTCGTGTACTGTATCAAATGACAATAATACTTTTGCGCTATATGTGCTAGAATTAGCCGCCGGATATGTACAAATGTTTGGAATAACCACCGAATCAATACTGGAGATTATATCTATATGA
- a CDS encoding 2-isopropylmalate synthase — protein MKVGKHAGMHGMLAMLSEFNIHPNDKVSAKILQQVKHTSDQGKKITDVELASIATKYMGLESSRKTVRLVDLSVSTGLDTTPNATVTLSVGGSEHTCTAQGVGPVDAALGAIQKITDETSRMRIKKYNLDSISGGSNALCEVTVEVEYASSHTVSARHVGKDIVTTSVEAVLDAINLVMLKSTGGN, from the coding sequence ATGAAGGTAGGAAAACATGCTGGAATGCATGGCATGCTTGCAATGCTATCCGAATTTAATATACATCCAAATGATAAAGTGTCTGCAAAGATACTCCAGCAAGTAAAACATACATCTGACCAAGGCAAAAAAATAACTGATGTGGAATTAGCTTCAATAGCAACAAAATACATGGGATTGGAATCTTCACGAAAAACTGTAAGACTTGTAGATCTTTCAGTATCGACTGGACTTGACACAACGCCAAATGCCACTGTAACATTGAGCGTTGGTGGCTCAGAGCATACTTGCACAGCTCAAGGGGTGGGACCTGTAGATGCTGCCCTTGGTGCCATACAAAAGATAACCGATGAGACCTCTAGAATGCGAATAAAAAAATACAATCTAGACTCGATATCTGGTGGTTCTAATGCCTTGTGCGAGGTTACAGTTGAAGTTGAATATGCATCATCACATACTGTATCTGCAAGACACGTGGGAAAAGATATTGTTACCACAAGTGTAGAGGCAGTACTTGATGCCATAAACTTGGTAATGCTCAAAAGCACAGGGGGTAACTGA
- a CDS encoding aspartate--tRNA(Asn) ligase: protein MGFGRSLSISSIKVDSIGSTVELGGWIEDIRKMAKVSFLTLRDRTGIIQIVVRGQVYPEEITKQSTVTVSGTVQETKARDYDFEILAEKITILAIASRKLPVDPLGRLESSMDNRLNARALDMRNQKTAAIFKIRHHMLHSIRNTMEREDFIEITTPKIIASASEGGANLFSLEYFGQTAYLAQSPQLYKEQMVLGLERVYEIANFYRAENSHTGRHLTEFSSVDIEAAFMDYTDVMDVLEKIISNVYSYVAENCNAEQKALGRQIEPPKIPFERVTYTQLLEELRKRVKSWSLEMICKMHIYAQLAKSTLGFIF from the coding sequence ATGGGATTTGGTAGATCTTTGAGTATATCTAGTATTAAAGTAGACAGTATAGGTTCGACAGTCGAGTTGGGGGGCTGGATAGAAGATATACGCAAGATGGCAAAAGTGTCATTTCTTACTTTGCGAGATCGCACTGGCATAATACAGATTGTTGTACGCGGACAGGTGTATCCTGAAGAGATTACTAAACAGAGTACAGTTACAGTATCTGGAACTGTACAAGAGACAAAGGCGCGTGATTATGACTTTGAGATACTTGCAGAAAAGATAACCATTTTGGCCATTGCATCACGCAAGTTACCAGTTGATCCACTTGGAAGACTAGAGAGCAGCATGGACAACAGACTTAATGCAAGAGCGCTCGATATGCGCAATCAAAAGACTGCAGCTATATTCAAAATAAGACATCATATGTTACATTCTATACGGAATACAATGGAGAGAGAAGATTTTATCGAGATTACAACACCAAAAATAATAGCAAGTGCAAGCGAGGGTGGTGCAAACCTCTTTTCGTTGGAATATTTTGGGCAGACAGCATACCTTGCCCAAAGTCCACAGTTATACAAAGAACAGATGGTACTTGGGCTAGAACGCGTATATGAGATTGCAAATTTTTATCGTGCAGAAAACTCACATACTGGAAGACATTTGACAGAATTTTCATCAGTAGATATTGAAGCAGCGTTTATGGACTATACAGACGTTATGGACGTACTAGAAAAGATCATCTCTAATGTATATTCATATGTTGCCGAAAACTGTAATGCAGAACAAAAAGCGTTAGGAAGGCAGATAGAACCTCCAAAGATACCATTTGAAAGAGTGACGTATACACAGCTGTTAGAAGAGTTACGCAAAAGGGTGAAGAGTTGGAGTTTGGAGATGATCTGCAAGATGCACATCTACGCACAGCTGGCAAAATCCACCCTGGGTTTTATTTTTTAA
- a CDS encoding 3-isopropylmalate dehydrogenase, whose amino-acid sequence MYDISMITGDGIGPELAESASAVIKALDEKLGVKLVTSKLVAGDAALKDMGNALPKETLDAIKNSDACLKAPVGESAAAVIVVLRRKLDLYANIRPAKSYPGTTALRNDVDLVVVRENTEDLYSGHEIDNG is encoded by the coding sequence ATGTACGATATATCGATGATAACTGGTGATGGAATAGGGCCAGAACTTGCCGAATCTGCATCTGCAGTAATCAAAGCACTAGATGAAAAGCTGGGCGTGAAACTTGTTACATCAAAACTTGTAGCAGGAGATGCTGCCTTGAAAGATATGGGAAATGCACTACCAAAAGAAACACTAGATGCTATAAAAAACTCAGATGCATGCCTCAAGGCACCCGTAGGCGAGAGTGCTGCAGCCGTCATAGTCGTACTACGTCGCAAGCTGGACTTGTATGCGAATATTCGCCCAGCAAAATCGTATCCAGGAACAACTGCATTGCGCAATGATGTTGATCTAGTAGTAGTACGGGAAAATACAGAGGATCTCTACTCTGGACACGAAATAGATAATGGGTGA